A segment of the Lolium perenne isolate Kyuss_39 chromosome 3, Kyuss_2.0, whole genome shotgun sequence genome:
ACCATTTTGGTGTATGTACTTCTTTGCCTCTAAGATTTTGACAAAGACAGTAGCACTCCAAACACACAAAATTGAACTACAACGAGAGACCGACAGAGAAAATAAGATATTACCTGTTCAAATACCTTCGCATACAGGGAAAGTGCAACGGGAGCGCTATATATTCCTGCACAGCCACAGGAGCACTCCTTCATCCGTTTATCATGGGGGGCACTGTCAGTACCAAGAAAGTATTGTCTGCTCCCACTTGTTACAGCAGAGACAATAGCTTGTCCTGAGCAAGAAGATTCAGAAACATTTAACACGCACTGGATACTTATagaaagaagaaaaaggaaacggagCATAGTTTCTACCATGCACATCGCTAGTGTTATCCTACAAATGAAGTGGGCGATTTTTTTAGTAAACAAAAAAGCAAGGTCATCTGTCACTATATTCGTATATAATTTTATGCAAAAGGAGCAATTTTACAAATCTAAAAAAGCAAGGAAAAATATAATTTTATGCAAAAGGAGCAGTTTtacaaattttaaaaaattaCTTCAGAAAGATTATCCAAGTCAATATGTTTCCACCACAGATATCTCAGTATCAGACAATACGCAACAGGTAGGATGTTGGGCAGAATTAGAGACACGAGGGTTAGGACACGAGAGTGAGCAGAACATACTGTGAGTTTCTCTCTTTAGTACTGGCAAGCAATAATTGTGGGGCTGTAAACCACCCTGAAACAAGGCATTCCTATTGAGAAGGAGATGCTGCGGAGTAACCGTTGCAGCAACATTACCTAGGACCAAAAGAAAAGATGCAGTGACCATATATAAGGGCAAACAGAAATATTAAGGTCACTGTAGTGGCACAGACCTTCTTTGCACGATTCTACAAAGTTCACGGCATCCATTGTAGTGATATGTTCCATAACAATTTTAAGTTGTGGAAGTCTTTGAACAAGTGGTGCTAATATTCTCTCGATGAAGACCTTCTCGCGGTCAAAGGTGTCGACATGAGGATCCGTGACTTCTCCATGAACCTGAAGGAAATGAAAAACAGCCATAAAGGTGGCCATATTGACGTTGACAGTGCAAGAACCAATATTACTAACTTTGACACAAAATCTTTTTGGTAATTTAGGTATTTTCAAGGCAACAAATTACAACCTCATTTAACATCTGAACTAAAAGTAGAGATCAACCGGGCAGATGGACCGAAACTTTGAGATGCGTGTAGGAAGAAGAGCAAGAGCTGCTTACAAGTAAAGGCATTTCCTGCCTGACCATCTCTTCAaggacaggcaagcatttccccagtATATCAGTTACACCGTCTTGGGAGTTGGTAGTTGCTCCAGCAGGATACAACTTGACGGCAAAAACCACACCACTCTTTCCTACAAACCAGCACAGCGAACATGGCATGCAACATAAAGATTATGATCCAGCACTTCATAATTCACGACTGAAAGAGGACGATGGCATTTACAAGATGACACAAAATCGCTAATGGAAGTACTCTAAGCACATCAACCAAGTTTATCCTAGCTTCTAACATATAGTAAACGATGTGATGATTGACTCATTGCGCCATGAGCATTAACCAATAATAGTGCCAACTAAAAGAAATAGCTTTTGCTAGTTAAAAGCCAACAGGTGCAGATATATTAAATATCTACGACACGCAACCAAGAAGTACACATGGCATGCAACTATTAAGAACACACAGTAACAAGCAGCTAAAGAACCACGTATTGTGGTAGGGAGAGTCTGTACTTGCGATCTTGATTTCTTCCGGGCTAGTGGTGTCCGTGAGGTAGAGCGTCATGAGCGGCGTGAAGCTACTCCCGGGCGGCAGCGCCCTCAGGATCTCCTCCCTGTACTCCACCGCGCGCGCCGTCGTCGTAACCGGTGGCTTCAGATTGGGCATCACGATGGCTCTCTGAAAATGCATCTCGCTGCCACCATCAGAAGTACAAAACACAGTTCAGGCATTGCGTCAAACAGTTGGCATGCATTATTACTGAAACGAACAAGTGGAAGATTGCTCGGCGAACAACCTGTGGGGGAGCACGGCTGCCAGCACTTGGCCGTCGCGGAGGTGGAGGTGCCAGTCGTCGGGTCGCGTGATGGTAAGCTGCTGCGGCGCCGAGGGGGCCATGGCGCTCGCCCTGGTGCACAGGCGGTGGGAGGAAGGGTGGATTCGGACCCGgtgcggaggcgacggccgcagGAACGACACCGAAGGCTTCAGATGCGGGTGCTGCGCCGAGACGGTGGCTGTGATCGCGACCTGCATTGACCTCGCTTTATTCGTATTCTGTTTATTTTTCTTGCTCCGCCTACTGGTGGCATGAGCGTGGAGCAGAGGGGCGGCGGGAGTGATGTGATGGGCAAGAACAGAGAAGATCTCTTGTTGCCTGGGCACGATAAGGCCACGGTTTGGGCCTTGTGGGCTTATTGGGTCGTCCATCAGAGAAGAAATGCCGACCGTTAGCGATCTTCTACACGGAGTCACGGAGTCACGGAGCAATGGGATGAGGGACTCCTGCATGCTACTCCGTATAGCAAATATGCCCGTGCTTTGCATCGAAGAAAAAAAACTAAACCGTGAACTTGTAAAATGTAATTCCTGTTGTCATGGCAAGGGAGACCCAATTTTTAGATAAGTCATTTAACAGAAGCTTCGGCTCTGCTAAAAGGTCTAGAATTCTTGGAACAGTTGGACATCCAATCAGTCATAATAGGATCGGATTCTCTTGAATTGATTCAAGCATGTAATGCAGAAGTGGAAGTTTGGAGTCGAATATGATGGGCATTAGCTGAGGTCTTGGATAGACGATTATCTGCAGACTATAATCTTACATAAAGGAAACCAAATAGCGGcgatgcagtgcttgcagctctACTTGAAGGACTCGGCACGATCCTGgttaagaggtctgccgaagggatccatcaaatcatgggacgatctGGTAGACGCttttgtcaaaaaaaatccagGCAACATATAAAAGGCCAGTTGGAATCGATGAATTACGTCATTATCAGCAGAAgccgaaggagtcgatgcgtaCGTACATCGGGAGGTTTACcaaactcctgaacgctgccgaagacgtctctgacgacagagcaatcgacgcattCAGCGATTGTATTCGACGCGAATCTTACATAGAGGAACTTGTGCGTAAGAAGTCGAAgaccataaccaagctaatggaaatcgccaatagttgggctgatggcgaggataaCGTACGAAAGCCTCGTccacgcagtgacgacgaagacgacgaccaacCGAGACATGACTTAGGAAGTCGAAGAGACCAccagaaaagaagaaaagagcACGGATACGATGATACCAACATGGTAGCGGCAGGATATTCTGATCGCCGAGATGATCGATACGATGATAGGCGGGATGATCGGCAGGACGGCAACCGCGAAAACCGTGGCAACTACAAATCACGGCCCTCAAGGATCCCAGAACTCCCTTTTGCTGAGCAGTTGAACGCTCTCTGTTACCTGCACGCATATATTATTCAAAGGATGATAAGAAAAAGTCGAGTCATCCACTCAGAGATTGTCGACAGTTCATTGAGATGCAGAAGTTTATCCAGCAACAGCAGCcgaatccaccaccaccaccgccaccacctcaGCATCCAGTTCAACAAGTGCAGCCTCGCAACTCTAACGAGTCCTTCCCTCCACCACGGGGATAGATGAGCATGATTCACGGAACTGGTGTTTCGataagggagatgaagaagctcactcaagaaatcaatctggcagaaagtatcatggcCAATATTCCAGAATACATCGACTGGTCATCTCAGAGCATTTTGTTCAGCAGAGCGGACCACCCGATGACAATCCCAAAGCCAGGTCATGCTGCTTTAGTAGTTGAAGCACAAATTGGAGGATTTTATATGAGCAAGGTCtttatggatggtggaagtggattAAATCTGACATTCCTGAACATAGTCAAAAATATGGGAATTACAATGAGGATGTTGGAAGAAACAGATACATGTTTCCATGGAATCCTCCCCACCTTACCAGcgaactctcttggcaaagtttatctGAATGTTGTTTTCGGGAAACCTGATAATTTCAGGAAGGAAGAGATCGAATTCGAGGTAGTaaattgggaatcacagtaccatgttatactcgggagaccagtttATGTCAAGTTCATGGATGTGCCACATTATGCGTATCTCAAGCTCTAGATGCCAAGGAAcaatggaacaaacatcacagtctatggaatttTTTCACGCTCAGATAACTGTGATCGCGAGTTTTAGAGGATTGCTGCCAAGTTTGAAATAAAACAAGAACCTATCGACTTCCCCTCCAAATCGTTAGCACTCGAAGATAAGGAGACGAGCGCGCCAAGAAATTAAAAAGACCGGATGATCCTGCTCCGAAAGCTTCGGCAGTTGGGCCTTCGGCAGTTGATAGCAAGGCCTATGTCGACGACAGTAAAGCTCTAGCACTTCCTGCAAGCACTTCTGATGGAATCATCGACGCCACCAAAGCCACCGGCTCTCTAGACAAGATCAAAGATAAGAAAAACCCTCCTCTTGGTTAAAGAAGATGGGCAGCATTATGCagatttatttttctttctttcagTAAGGCTTTTCAAGCCACTTTTTTTATTATGATATTACTAAAGACTCAAGTTTCATTTATCTGaagtattgcagtaattcgggGCACCCGAACAAAGTTTATCGAGAACCTTTTTCGTATACTACAACGAATATTGGTTTCCTCGAAATTTTACCCAGGATTGTCATctaaagcctctgaaattacgagtgctacgAGACAAGATCAACGGAACTTTCACCCTCCGCTAGAAAAGCCTCAAAAATACACGAGTGCTGCAGATAGCAAGGGTAAACACATATATACTTACAAAAAAAGACCCATGACTGGTACTTTAAACTACAGAAGTACTTAAGAGCGACGGAGTCATTGGCAGGCTTAGTTCCATCGACTCGCTCGGGGGCTGCCGCCAAAACATACAtcgtcggttgaaagcaaagttgcacttaCATCGGGTTTCGCAAACTCACAACATGAGCTGATTACTCAAGAAATTTGTTGTCAACAAACATACATGTACATCATAATACAAATGTAAAATGAGTAATTAAGATTTACTCTATTCATACTAACCCTTGCCAATGGCATTAGACATAATTACAAAAGGGAAGTACATATATACACCTTCCGACGAATCAGTTTAAAATCTAAGCATCTGAACAATCGGATGAAGCAAGCACTGAAGTATTTACTTTACAGCAGGAGCATAAACTTTTCTCAGGACTACTCTTTTGGAGCCTCCGCTTCTTCGACTGTCTTTGAACTGTCTTCAAGTCTTTCAATTACGATGGTGGCAGGAATCTCTACCTTAGGAAACAAAGGTCCTACATCACCATCGGTGTTGGCAATGACCATCAAGTTTGCGGAAGGGTGTCTCAAAAGAACAAGGGCAAAGGCAGCTTTAGCTCCAGCAATAAGCTGTGCACGAATCAAGCcttggatcttcttggtgttaccGAACTTTGACATCGAAGCCAACAAAGTAGGAGGGACCTCGTTCaaaggaaacattgtcttccagATTACCCTCAACCCAATATAGCACTTGTCAAAAAAATCGGTGCACTTGTTGCACCCGATCTTGAAACTTTGCGACAGTGGCGGCCTTTGATTGGTTTCTCTAAAAAACTTCATCAAAAGATGACAGATGAGTCAAGGCATTTACGCACTCATGCACACGTTGGTTTTCCTCTGACAAGTTCAAGGCTATGACTTCAAGAAATAATGAAAGAGGTGGCATGAGAAGAAAATACTTAGTGATGCTCGAGAATTTAGGGAATAAGAAGatgcttacagtttaaactttctgtTGCTTTCTGCAACTCAGTAAGATCATGtcgttctgcatcggtggctagttcacccttcttctttataatggcggacatagcatgaagaccacgcatatccttttccatctgggcAATTTGAGACTTCATACGTTGGAGCTGAAGCTTCAGAAGCTGCCAAAGCTGGCTTGCTAGAACTTGACTTGGCCTTCTTGGGAGGAGGTTCTATGAAGCCTTCATCACTGTAAGCATATGAACCAGGCAAAATGAGGACATTAATACAAGAGAAAACCTTGAAGATTGGAGCAGTGGGAAACACTCACAGATCAAGCAGATCATCTTCATCAGCGAACCTGCCAGACGACCTGTTTGAAGGCAGCACATTCACCttctccgcagctgcatcaacaa
Coding sequences within it:
- the LOC127343839 gene encoding dihydroorotase, mitochondrial, with amino-acid sequence MQESLIPLLRDSVTPCRRSLTVGISSLMDDPISPQGPNRGLIVPRQQEIFSVLAHHITPAAPLLHAHATSRRSKKNKQNTNKARSMQVAITATVSAQHPHLKPSVSFLRPSPPHRVRIHPSSHRLCTRASAMAPSAPQQLTITRPDDWHLHLRDGQVLAAVLPHSEMHFQRAIVMPNLKPPVTTTARAVEYREEILRALPPGSSFTPLMTLYLTDTTSPEEIKIARKSGVVFAVKLYPAGATTNSQDGVTDILGKCLPVLEEMVRQEMPLLVHGEVTDPHVDTFDREKVFIERILAPLVQRLPQLKIVMEHITTMDAVNFVESCKEGNVAATVTPQHLLLNRNALFQGGLQPHNYCLPVLKRETHRQAIVSAVTSGSRQYFLGTDSAPHDKRMKECSCGCAGIYSAPVALSLYAKVFEQAGALDKLEAFTSFNGPDFYGLPRNNSKIVLRRSAWKVPATYTYGGGVIVPMSSGNTLEWLPSDQPEE
- the LOC139838123 gene encoding uncharacterized protein, with translation MANIPEYIDWSSQSILFSRADHPMTIPKPGHAALVVEAQIGGFYMSKVFMDGGSGLNLTFLNIVKNMGITMRMLEETDTCFHGILPTLPANSLGKVYLNVVFGKPDNFRKEEIEFEVVNWESQYHVILGRPVYVKFMDVPHYAYLKL